A window of Dyella terrae contains these coding sequences:
- a CDS encoding glucokinase encodes MSIDDSDRLKGLPTAPFLAADIGGTHGRVALMCASAKDAGHVDTLAYRVFACAAFPTLTKLLEAFVDAEVRVPVKHCVLACAGQVLGDEVLNDNLPWPIHLSTLRDALGLDEVAVLNDFEALGYALDGPLAEGGRHLCGPLAPSGGPTLVIGPGTGLGASVHVPGVDGGFVLTTEAGQMDYAPNSLREREILAHIAPEGGYVAFEHIVSGPGLLTIYAALCALGGEAPQLTTPEAVTTAAMALADARAVEAVEIFCASLGSFTGNLAMAFMATGGIYLAGGFLSSIFGLLERSAFEQRFLHGRSARPLLSQVPVWVTEHGLHGVQGAARWYLRHGALETVVPRVAGATP; translated from the coding sequence GTGTCTATCGACGATTCGGATCGACTGAAGGGCTTACCGACGGCGCCGTTTCTTGCGGCCGATATCGGCGGCACGCATGGGCGCGTGGCGCTGATGTGCGCGTCGGCGAAAGACGCCGGTCATGTCGATACGCTGGCTTATCGCGTGTTTGCCTGCGCAGCGTTCCCGACGCTCACCAAATTGCTGGAGGCCTTTGTCGATGCCGAGGTACGCGTGCCGGTGAAGCACTGCGTGCTGGCCTGCGCCGGGCAGGTGCTGGGCGACGAGGTGTTGAACGACAACCTGCCGTGGCCGATCCACCTGAGCACGCTGCGCGATGCGCTGGGGCTGGACGAAGTGGCGGTGCTGAACGATTTCGAGGCGCTGGGTTATGCGCTGGATGGGCCGCTTGCCGAAGGCGGCCGTCATCTTTGCGGGCCGCTGGCGCCCTCGGGCGGCCCGACGCTGGTGATCGGCCCGGGCACGGGGCTGGGTGCCTCGGTGCATGTGCCGGGCGTCGATGGCGGCTTCGTGCTGACCACCGAGGCGGGGCAGATGGACTACGCGCCGAACTCGCTGCGCGAGCGCGAGATCCTGGCGCACATCGCGCCGGAAGGTGGTTACGTGGCCTTCGAGCACATCGTCTCGGGCCCGGGGCTGCTGACGATCTACGCCGCGTTGTGCGCGCTCGGCGGTGAAGCGCCGCAGCTGACGACGCCTGAAGCGGTGACCACGGCGGCGATGGCGCTGGCCGATGCGCGCGCCGTGGAAGCGGTGGAGATTTTCTGCGCATCGCTGGGGAGCTTCACCGGCAATCTCGCCATGGCGTTCATGGCCACCGGCGGCATCTATCTCGCCGGCGGCTTTCTGTCGTCGATTTTCGGGTTGCTCGAGCGCAGCGCGTTCGAGCAGCGGTTCCTGCACGGGCGCAGTGCGCGGCCGTTGTTGTCGCAGGTGCCGGTGTGGGTGACCGAGCACGGCTTGCATGGCGTGCAAGGCGCCGCGCGGTGGTATCTGCGCCATGGCGCGCTGGAAACCGTGGTGCCGCGCGTGGCCGGGGCAACGCCATGA
- a CDS encoding beta-N-acetylhexosaminidase has protein sequence MKPLTAAASLCRLALLWLVTTGVAVAVPAHAPWSLMPQPAKVTQATSGAVQIADGAVVTVRGTKTNEVQAVAEQFVQRVASTRGLHLHLGESGTITFDVDAKADIADDAGYRITVNDKGIVVTSRSARGAFYGSVTLWQLLTQPGWVHGAPAQVSYGSVDDHPRFAWRAVLLDSGRHVQSVADIKQLIDGMALSKLNVLVWHLTEDQGWRLAIPKYPELTKIGACRRAAGLDAELTGSPGTPYCGFYTEDDAREIVRYAAERYVDVVPDIDLPGHSQAAVATYPWLGVTGKRPDVWTDWGVSPWLLKPDAKTLGFVYDVLDEVMRIFPSRYVSIGGDEADKQQWNASPEVRAQMHTLGLANMEQLQGWFTQQVAAHLVKHGRTPVGWDDSIEAGVALPASERVMSWHGNDDERIALTAIRQGHDVVMTPQETLYFDHLQSDLPDEWPGPPLAVTLQMAYGTAVIPPGATAAEAKHVVGVQAGLWAEHMLTFAHVQHALYPRLAALAELGWSPENARNWSSFLQRLPGELARYRALGIGYADSAYAPVFQVTGAADGAFKVTLANQVASGTMRFTTDGAAPTATSAAYVRPLTLANHTTLRAATFAADGFELAAPRTQVLDASTLTTRDSTALATCSKQPPTHLEGVRPASGDRPRYAVDIGNACWLWPQAPLHGIKHVSITAERLAWRFGDEAKDATVYRKTGAAGEFEIHADTCKGPLLARMPLDSTVQGQVHLKADVAMPAGAGARDVCVFATGDPRDGQWALARMTFSQ, from the coding sequence ATGAAGCCCCTGACCGCCGCCGCGAGCCTTTGTCGACTGGCCCTGCTGTGGCTGGTGACGACGGGCGTGGCCGTGGCGGTGCCTGCCCATGCACCCTGGTCCCTGATGCCGCAGCCGGCGAAGGTCACGCAGGCGACGTCCGGAGCGGTGCAGATCGCCGATGGCGCGGTGGTAACGGTTCGCGGTACCAAGACCAACGAAGTGCAGGCCGTCGCCGAACAGTTCGTTCAACGCGTGGCCAGCACGCGCGGCTTGCATCTGCATTTGGGCGAGAGCGGTACGATCACCTTCGACGTTGATGCGAAGGCGGATATCGCCGACGACGCGGGCTATCGCATCACGGTGAACGACAAGGGCATCGTCGTGACGTCGCGCAGCGCACGGGGCGCGTTCTACGGCAGCGTCACGTTGTGGCAGTTGCTCACGCAGCCGGGTTGGGTGCATGGCGCGCCGGCGCAGGTGTCGTACGGCAGCGTCGATGATCACCCGCGCTTCGCCTGGCGCGCCGTGTTGCTGGACTCGGGGCGGCATGTCCAGAGCGTGGCCGACATCAAGCAGCTGATCGACGGGATGGCGCTCAGCAAGTTGAACGTGCTGGTCTGGCATCTCACCGAGGACCAGGGCTGGCGCCTCGCTATCCCGAAGTATCCCGAGCTCACGAAGATCGGCGCGTGCCGCAGGGCGGCAGGCCTGGACGCGGAGCTCACCGGTTCGCCCGGCACGCCGTACTGCGGTTTCTACACCGAGGACGACGCACGCGAGATCGTGCGCTATGCCGCCGAGCGTTACGTCGACGTGGTGCCGGACATTGACCTGCCGGGGCATTCGCAGGCGGCAGTGGCGACATATCCGTGGCTGGGCGTCACCGGCAAGCGTCCGGACGTGTGGACCGACTGGGGCGTCAGCCCGTGGCTGCTCAAGCCGGACGCGAAGACGCTGGGCTTCGTGTACGACGTGCTCGATGAAGTGATGCGGATCTTCCCGTCGCGCTATGTCTCGATCGGTGGCGATGAAGCGGACAAGCAGCAGTGGAATGCGTCGCCGGAAGTGCGCGCCCAGATGCACACGCTGGGCCTGGCCAACATGGAGCAGTTGCAGGGCTGGTTCACGCAGCAGGTGGCCGCGCATCTGGTGAAGCACGGGCGCACGCCGGTGGGCTGGGACGATTCGATCGAGGCGGGCGTGGCGCTGCCCGCGTCGGAACGGGTGATGTCCTGGCATGGCAATGACGACGAGCGCATCGCGCTGACCGCCATTCGCCAGGGCCACGATGTCGTGATGACGCCGCAGGAAACGCTGTACTTCGATCACCTGCAGTCCGATCTTCCCGATGAATGGCCGGGGCCGCCGCTCGCGGTGACCTTGCAGATGGCGTACGGAACGGCGGTGATTCCGCCCGGCGCGACAGCGGCCGAAGCGAAGCACGTGGTGGGCGTGCAGGCCGGTCTGTGGGCCGAACACATGCTTACGTTTGCGCATGTGCAGCACGCGCTTTACCCACGCCTGGCGGCGCTGGCGGAGCTGGGTTGGTCGCCTGAGAACGCGCGAAACTGGAGCAGTTTCCTGCAACGCCTGCCGGGTGAGCTGGCGCGCTACCGCGCCTTGGGCATCGGTTATGCCGACTCCGCCTATGCGCCGGTGTTCCAGGTGACGGGCGCGGCCGATGGCGCGTTCAAGGTGACGCTCGCCAACCAGGTGGCGTCGGGAACGATGCGCTTCACCACCGACGGCGCCGCGCCCACGGCGACGTCCGCGGCATACGTCCGCCCGCTCACGCTGGCGAACCATACGACGCTGCGCGCCGCCACGTTCGCAGCTGACGGTTTCGAACTGGCTGCGCCGCGCACGCAGGTGCTCGATGCATCGACGCTGACGACGCGCGACAGCACCGCGCTGGCCACGTGTTCAAAGCAGCCGCCGACGCATCTGGAAGGCGTGCGTCCGGCGAGTGGTGACAGGCCACGCTACGCGGTGGACATCGGCAACGCCTGCTGGCTGTGGCCGCAGGCGCCGCTCCACGGCATCAAACATGTGTCGATCACCGCTGAACGCCTTGCCTGGCGCTTCGGCGATGAAGCCAAAGACGCCACGGTGTATCGCAAGACGGGTGCGGCGGGCGAGTTCGAGATTCATGCGGATACCTGCAAGGGGCCGCTGCTGGCGCGCATGCCGCTCGACAGCACGGTGCAGGGACAAGTGCATCTGAAGGCAGACGTGGCGATGCCGGCGGGGGCCGGTGCGCGCGACGTGTGCGTTTTCGCCACGGGCGATCCACGCGATGGCCAGTGGGCGTTGGCGCGCATGACGTTTTCGCAATAA
- a CDS encoding TonB-dependent receptor — protein sequence MSTVLRKHPLSFAITLAVFAAVSAPVAASSFVFSEADGQAAQSGTPQTAPPADAKKPDAKKTEEEKNAVTLATVAVSGVRASQMRAIDLKKEAPNIQDSITAENIGALPDTTITDSLQRVTGVQINRDAGVGTSVDVRGLPQVGTMLNGEVFITADQIDSQQPDFTMLPSTLFHGVDVLKSSTASTTDSGISGAIDLHTYRPWDLPSGFTYSYSANGERGTTSNHWGPEANGLISYNDEGHWGLLFSADYSDTRRRNSTEGLDQYGVVFNGENAASAGGYNGFLTPWNGAPIPPQIVQNADGSVDVNGDGKSNGVFMGSQNFGLNDITTQRKRKSANMAFQMDLGSGFSLTSDYFYSQQRQYDRNVGVQFNSTNWQGATYVPLQSRNTGAPALGSYGTPEPGWEGSQIYTTQVYEKWPGDVESYSSIMQKSSVAKNFNLQLDYDDGGPFTASVRGIHDTAKQSFAETDVNISNSNGALWPNVLMDGVPDDAVPPGTMVYPAELGGNRVFNANGLEQNTVPIIANFGGRYLKISVPQSMATDFANANSWTMKTLESSGDYDRKVSMNALRFDGKYDFQDGFKLNFGLRNSIRSADNEGWTLETPVYAGMGASDPNGCLVRYVGADVVLDSGSCTAGNDQGYFRAGPLSAISMPKTAAPLANNFKYYNNLLGSGINFWAIDPSAMIDPIAYWKSLYPNTWKVAEPGTTWAVRLKEFSGYVQADFNGMWGDMPYSGNVGVRMIHTNLDVTQHLSGDPGAYGDEPADVGTEQTKRSYQDILPSLNFSINFTDDLKFRLAYSKNMMPLDLSTWGGGLQLNYSLAETPDGPIFRVANGTSSGNPNLKPWRSTNYGASLEYYINPTSMLSLALFRINVDSFIKNGSVTNCDLPDEDGVVRNHCIVITQPVQGTGNSIHGAEFDYRQGFTFLPGFLSKTGMEINATYAPSNSGEKDLAGKEIPFQDNSTKSGNFILWYQDDHFQARVAYNYRSRRAVMDSVGGITGMEMYEAPQHYLDASISYKFNKYAEVFLNGTNLTNEYQRYYLVWSDQPGHSTFSERMVMLGVRGQW from the coding sequence ATGTCCACCGTACTTCGCAAGCATCCTCTGTCATTCGCCATCACGCTGGCGGTGTTCGCCGCCGTGTCGGCTCCGGTCGCCGCCTCGAGCTTCGTCTTCAGCGAAGCCGACGGTCAGGCGGCCCAGTCGGGCACGCCGCAGACCGCGCCGCCGGCCGACGCCAAAAAACCGGACGCCAAGAAAACCGAGGAAGAGAAAAACGCGGTGACGCTGGCGACCGTCGCGGTGTCGGGCGTGCGCGCCTCGCAGATGCGCGCCATTGACCTGAAGAAAGAAGCGCCGAACATCCAGGACAGCATCACCGCCGAGAACATCGGCGCGCTGCCCGACACCACCATCACCGACTCGCTGCAGCGCGTTACCGGCGTGCAGATCAATCGCGATGCCGGCGTCGGTACCTCGGTGGACGTCCGCGGCCTGCCGCAGGTCGGCACCATGTTGAACGGTGAAGTGTTCATTACCGCCGATCAGATCGACTCGCAGCAGCCGGACTTCACCATGCTGCCGTCCACGCTGTTCCACGGCGTGGATGTGCTCAAGTCCTCGACGGCGAGCACCACCGACAGCGGCATCAGTGGCGCGATCGACCTGCATACGTACCGCCCCTGGGACCTGCCCAGCGGCTTTACCTACAGCTATTCGGCCAATGGCGAGCGCGGCACTACCTCGAACCATTGGGGCCCGGAAGCCAACGGCCTGATTTCGTACAACGACGAAGGCCACTGGGGCCTGCTGTTCTCCGCTGACTACTCCGACACGCGGCGCAGGAACTCGACCGAGGGTCTGGACCAGTACGGCGTCGTGTTCAACGGCGAGAACGCGGCCAGCGCGGGTGGCTATAACGGCTTCCTGACGCCCTGGAACGGCGCGCCCATTCCGCCGCAGATCGTGCAGAACGCCGACGGCAGCGTGGACGTCAACGGCGACGGCAAGTCCAACGGTGTGTTCATGGGCAGCCAGAACTTCGGCCTCAATGACATCACCACGCAGCGCAAGCGCAAGTCCGCCAACATGGCGTTCCAGATGGACCTGGGCAGCGGCTTCAGCCTCACCAGCGATTACTTCTACTCGCAGCAGCGCCAGTACGATCGCAACGTCGGCGTCCAGTTCAACTCCACCAACTGGCAGGGCGCCACCTACGTGCCGCTGCAGTCGCGCAATACCGGTGCGCCGGCGCTCGGTTCGTACGGCACGCCGGAGCCGGGTTGGGAAGGCTCGCAGATCTATACCACCCAGGTGTACGAGAAGTGGCCGGGCGACGTGGAGTCGTACTCGTCGATCATGCAGAAGAGTTCGGTGGCGAAGAACTTCAACCTGCAGTTGGATTACGACGACGGCGGCCCCTTCACCGCGAGCGTGCGTGGCATCCACGACACCGCGAAGCAGTCGTTTGCCGAAACCGACGTCAACATTTCCAACTCCAACGGCGCGCTGTGGCCGAACGTGCTGATGGATGGCGTGCCCGATGACGCCGTGCCGCCGGGCACGATGGTGTATCCGGCAGAGCTGGGCGGCAACCGCGTGTTCAACGCCAACGGCCTGGAGCAGAACACCGTTCCGATCATCGCGAACTTCGGCGGCCGTTACCTCAAGATCTCCGTGCCGCAGTCGATGGCCACGGACTTCGCCAATGCCAACAGCTGGACCATGAAGACGCTGGAGTCCTCCGGCGATTACGACCGCAAGGTGTCGATGAACGCCCTGCGCTTCGACGGCAAGTACGATTTCCAGGACGGCTTCAAGCTCAACTTCGGCCTGCGCAACAGCATCCGCAGCGCTGATAACGAAGGCTGGACGCTGGAAACGCCGGTGTACGCGGGCATGGGTGCGAGCGATCCGAACGGATGCCTGGTGCGCTACGTCGGCGCGGACGTGGTGCTCGACAGCGGTTCGTGTACGGCCGGCAATGACCAGGGTTATTTCCGCGCCGGTCCGCTATCCGCCATCTCCATGCCGAAGACCGCCGCGCCGTTGGCGAATAACTTCAAGTACTACAACAACCTGCTGGGCTCGGGCATTAACTTCTGGGCGATCGATCCGTCGGCGATGATCGACCCGATTGCGTACTGGAAGTCGCTGTATCCCAACACCTGGAAGGTGGCCGAGCCGGGCACGACCTGGGCGGTGCGGCTGAAGGAGTTCTCCGGTTACGTGCAGGCAGACTTCAACGGCATGTGGGGCGACATGCCCTATAGCGGCAACGTCGGCGTGCGCATGATCCACACCAACCTCGATGTCACCCAGCACCTGTCCGGGGACCCGGGCGCGTACGGCGACGAGCCGGCGGACGTGGGCACCGAGCAGACCAAGCGCAGCTATCAGGACATCCTGCCGTCGCTGAACTTCTCCATCAATTTCACCGACGACCTGAAGTTCCGCCTGGCGTACTCGAAGAACATGATGCCGCTGGACCTGAGCACCTGGGGCGGCGGCCTGCAGCTGAACTACTCGCTGGCCGAAACGCCGGATGGCCCGATCTTCCGCGTCGCCAACGGTACGTCGTCGGGTAACCCCAACCTCAAGCCCTGGCGTTCGACCAACTACGGCGCCTCGCTCGAGTACTACATCAACCCGACCAGCATGCTGAGCCTGGCGCTGTTCCGCATCAACGTGGACAGCTTTATCAAGAACGGCAGCGTGACCAACTGCGACCTGCCGGACGAAGACGGTGTCGTGCGCAATCACTGCATCGTGATCACCCAGCCGGTGCAGGGCACCGGCAACAGCATTCACGGTGCGGAGTTCGACTACCGCCAGGGCTTCACCTTCCTGCCGGGCTTCCTGTCGAAGACGGGCATGGAAATCAACGCCACGTACGCGCCCAGCAACTCCGGCGAGAAGGATCTGGCGGGCAAGGAGATTCCGTTCCAGGACAACTCGACCAAGTCCGGCAACTTCATCCTCTGGTACCAGGACGATCACTTCCAGGCGCGCGTGGCCTACAACTACCGCTCGCGTCGCGCGGTGATGGACAGCGTGGGTGGCATCACGGGCATGGAGATGTATGAGGCGCCGCAGCATTACCTCGACGCGTCGATCTCGTACAAGTTCAACAAGTACGCCGAGGTGTTCCTCAACGGCACCAACCTGACCAACGAGTACCAGCGCTACTACCTGGTGTGGTCGGATCAACCCGGGCACTCGACGTTCTCCGAGCGCATGGTCATGCTCGGCGTGCGAGGCCAGTGGTGA
- a CDS encoding APC family permease: MQDSQPTRDNAFHRSIGLFSGTAINMTQMCGIGPFITIPIMVAAMGGPQAVIGWIAGAILAMADGLVWAELGAAMPGSGGTYVYLREAFQYRTGKLMPFLFIWTMLLAIPLLMSTGIIGMAEYLGFFFPNLGWWPVHLVSLAATALVTWLLYRRIESVRSITVALWVIMLVSVIGTAAAGFSNFNAAFAFTYPADAFGSRFFVGLGAGLIIGIYDYLGYNTTAYIGDELRNPGRTMPGSIIISVIAMMFVYLLLNISVLGVAPWQEIAQSKSVASLVVERSWGHAAAAVMTVLIIVTAFASVFTGLLGGSRVPFEAARDKVFLSVFGRLHKKHGFPHVALITMGVVTGIGTFFDLTEVINMLLTAIIIVQSLAQIAALVVLRKRQPGLARPYKQWLYPVPCLVAVVGWVYVYFSASTLSLILSGVWIVAGLVVFAVWARVNQSWPFAPVEIRETYLEKQ; this comes from the coding sequence ATGCAGGACTCCCAGCCCACCCGCGACAACGCCTTCCATCGCTCCATCGGCCTGTTCTCGGGCACGGCGATCAACATGACGCAGATGTGCGGCATCGGGCCGTTCATCACCATTCCCATCATGGTCGCGGCGATGGGCGGGCCGCAGGCGGTGATCGGCTGGATCGCCGGCGCGATCCTGGCGATGGCCGACGGTTTGGTCTGGGCGGAGCTGGGTGCGGCGATGCCGGGCTCGGGTGGCACGTATGTCTACCTGCGCGAGGCCTTCCAGTACCGCACGGGCAAGCTGATGCCGTTCCTCTTCATCTGGACGATGCTGCTGGCGATTCCCTTGCTGATGTCCACGGGCATCATCGGCATGGCGGAGTACCTGGGCTTCTTCTTCCCGAACCTCGGCTGGTGGCCGGTGCATCTGGTGAGCCTGGCGGCCACGGCGCTGGTGACGTGGTTGCTGTATCGGCGCATTGAATCGGTTCGTTCGATCACCGTGGCGCTGTGGGTAATCATGCTGGTGTCGGTGATCGGTACGGCGGCAGCGGGATTCTCGAACTTCAACGCCGCCTTTGCATTTACCTATCCCGCCGATGCCTTCGGCAGTCGCTTCTTCGTGGGTCTGGGCGCGGGCCTGATCATCGGCATATACGACTACCTCGGGTACAACACCACCGCTTATATCGGCGACGAGCTGCGCAACCCGGGGCGGACGATGCCGGGCTCGATCATCATCTCGGTGATCGCGATGATGTTCGTGTATTTGCTGCTGAACATCAGCGTGCTGGGCGTGGCGCCGTGGCAGGAGATCGCGCAGTCCAAGTCGGTGGCATCGCTGGTGGTCGAGCGCAGCTGGGGTCATGCCGCGGCGGCGGTGATGACAGTGCTGATCATCGTGACGGCGTTTGCGTCCGTGTTCACCGGCTTGCTGGGTGGATCGCGCGTGCCGTTCGAAGCGGCGCGGGACAAGGTGTTTCTGTCGGTGTTCGGGCGCCTGCACAAGAAGCATGGCTTCCCGCACGTTGCGCTGATCACGATGGGCGTGGTGACGGGGATCGGTACGTTCTTCGATCTGACCGAAGTGATCAACATGCTGCTGACGGCGATCATCATCGTGCAGTCGCTGGCGCAGATCGCGGCGCTGGTCGTGTTGCGCAAGCGTCAGCCGGGTCTGGCGCGGCCGTACAAGCAATGGTTGTATCCCGTGCCTTGCCTGGTGGCTGTGGTGGGCTGGGTCTATGTGTATTTCTCGGCGTCGACCTTGTCGTTGATCCTTTCGGGCGTGTGGATCGTTGCCGGGCTCGTGGTGTTTGCGGTGTGGGCGCGAGTTAACCAATCGTGGCCGTTCGCGCCGGTCGAGATTCGTGAAACCTATCTTGAGAAGCAGTGA
- a CDS encoding glycoside hydrolase family 2 protein — MKRSIRQVLWVVALGFTSAASAQTTYSTTQVPADAGTVTPIGRWLIQDSAKAQETGAAISAAGYVTKEWYPVTGRATVMAGLLENGVFKNDVFYSDNLRAVQVPEASGNLFVVPWWYRTEFTLAKAPAGRHTFVRTNGMIASADLWVNGHLIADHSKVAGAYPVRDFDVTKWVHAGTNVLAMRVQPGDPRMSLSIGWVDWNPTPPDNNMGPWRGVDIVQSGPVVLSDPLVSSDVSLPDLAHASLAVKVTAKNLDTVAHEVTIQGSAADVALQQEVRLAPGQTQVITFTPKTTPGLALDRPRIWWPIGMGEHPLYAMALTATVDGAASDRTSTNFGIRSVTSHLTKDGYRQFVINGLPLLIRGAGWAPDMFLRDDPARMEAEFGYVANLGLNTIRSEGKLENQRFYDLADQHGIMILAGWECCDKWESAAKTGGEPWSAADETVAQESMASEARLLRNHPSVIGFFIGSDNAPPPHIAKMYADTLAAADWTLPIISAAVDQGTAETGPSGMKMAGPYDWIPPSYWYADKLGGAFGFDSEVSAGATIPRMEDLARMLSPQEQEALWKYPQARQYHASADWSTFAVLTPFDDALAHRYGAPKNLADYVAKAQLDNYDNVRAQFEAFNARMSAQKPSTGVIYWMLNNAWPSLHWHLYDYYMNPAGAYYGAKKANEPLHIQYAYDTRDVVLVNHTREAARGLRAHVRVRNLDGSVRFEKDLADIGIEGNHAQAVMTVPAIRGLSTTYFVELDLAGSDGKAVSRNVYWLSTREDTLDWAKSNWYLTPLTQYADLTALQTLPAATIEVHATTRREGNDDVTTVTLSVPKSSKAPAVQQHVAIRRGARGDLALPIRWTDNEVTLWPGQSVELTARYASQGAAAVVEVSGWNVPAQSVPASGKQALVSQGSDH, encoded by the coding sequence ATGAAGCGATCGATCAGGCAGGTGCTGTGGGTGGTGGCCCTTGGGTTTACGTCGGCGGCGAGCGCCCAGACGACGTACTCGACCACACAGGTGCCGGCCGATGCCGGGACGGTCACGCCGATCGGACGCTGGCTGATTCAGGACAGCGCGAAGGCGCAGGAAACGGGCGCCGCGATTTCTGCGGCCGGCTATGTCACCAAGGAGTGGTACCCGGTGACCGGGCGCGCCACAGTGATGGCGGGCTTGCTGGAAAATGGCGTCTTCAAGAACGACGTGTTCTACAGCGACAATCTGCGCGCGGTGCAGGTACCGGAGGCGAGCGGCAACCTGTTCGTGGTGCCGTGGTGGTATCGCACCGAATTCACGCTGGCGAAAGCGCCGGCGGGACGGCACACCTTCGTGCGCACCAACGGCATGATTGCGAGCGCCGATCTGTGGGTGAACGGTCATCTCATCGCCGATCATTCGAAAGTCGCTGGCGCGTATCCCGTGCGCGACTTCGATGTGACGAAATGGGTGCACGCCGGCACCAACGTGCTGGCGATGCGCGTGCAGCCGGGCGACCCGCGCATGAGTCTTTCGATCGGCTGGGTCGACTGGAACCCCACGCCGCCGGACAACAACATGGGGCCGTGGCGCGGCGTGGATATCGTGCAGAGCGGGCCGGTAGTGCTTAGCGATCCGCTGGTATCGTCGGACGTGTCGCTGCCCGATCTGGCGCACGCCTCGCTGGCGGTGAAGGTGACCGCGAAGAATCTTGATACCGTGGCGCATGAAGTGACGATCCAAGGCTCGGCGGCCGACGTGGCGCTGCAGCAGGAAGTGCGCCTGGCGCCGGGGCAGACCCAGGTCATTACGTTCACACCCAAAACCACACCGGGGCTGGCGCTGGATCGCCCGAGGATCTGGTGGCCCATCGGCATGGGCGAGCATCCGTTGTATGCGATGGCGCTGACGGCGACTGTGGATGGCGCCGCGTCGGATCGCACGTCGACGAACTTCGGCATTCGCAGCGTCACGTCCCATCTGACGAAGGACGGCTACCGTCAGTTTGTTATCAATGGACTGCCCCTGCTGATTCGTGGTGCAGGCTGGGCGCCGGACATGTTCCTGCGTGACGATCCGGCGCGCATGGAAGCGGAGTTTGGTTACGTCGCCAACCTCGGCCTCAACACCATTCGCAGCGAAGGCAAGCTGGAAAACCAGCGCTTCTACGACCTGGCCGACCAGCACGGGATCATGATCCTTGCCGGCTGGGAGTGTTGCGACAAGTGGGAGTCGGCGGCGAAGACGGGCGGCGAGCCGTGGAGCGCGGCGGACGAGACGGTGGCGCAGGAGTCGATGGCGAGCGAGGCGCGACTGTTGCGCAATCACCCGTCGGTGATCGGATTCTTCATTGGCAGTGACAATGCGCCGCCGCCGCACATCGCCAAGATGTACGCCGATACGCTGGCGGCCGCTGACTGGACACTGCCCATCATTTCCGCGGCGGTGGACCAGGGCACGGCGGAGACTGGGCCCTCGGGCATGAAGATGGCCGGGCCGTACGACTGGATTCCACCTTCGTACTGGTATGCGGACAAGCTTGGCGGCGCCTTCGGATTCGACTCGGAAGTCAGCGCCGGCGCCACCATCCCGCGCATGGAAGACCTGGCACGCATGCTGTCGCCGCAGGAGCAGGAGGCGCTGTGGAAGTATCCCCAGGCGCGCCAGTACCACGCCTCGGCGGACTGGTCGACGTTCGCCGTGCTGACGCCGTTCGATGACGCGCTGGCGCATCGCTACGGCGCGCCGAAGAACCTCGCGGACTACGTTGCAAAGGCTCAGCTCGACAACTACGACAACGTGCGCGCGCAATTCGAGGCCTTCAACGCACGCATGAGCGCGCAGAAGCCTTCGACCGGCGTGATCTACTGGATGCTCAACAACGCCTGGCCGTCGCTGCACTGGCATTTGTACGACTACTACATGAATCCAGCGGGCGCGTACTACGGTGCGAAGAAGGCCAACGAGCCGCTTCATATCCAGTACGCGTATGACACGCGGGACGTGGTGCTGGTCAATCACACGCGCGAGGCGGCGCGCGGACTGCGCGCCCATGTGCGCGTGCGCAACCTCGACGGCAGTGTGCGCTTCGAGAAGGATCTGGCCGATATCGGCATCGAGGGAAATCATGCGCAAGCGGTGATGACCGTGCCGGCGATCCGTGGCCTTTCGACGACTTACTTCGTTGAGCTGGATCTTGCAGGCTCGGATGGCAAGGCGGTCAGCCGCAATGTCTACTGGCTTTCCACGCGCGAGGACACGCTGGACTGGGCGAAGTCGAACTGGTACCTGACGCCGCTGACGCAGTACGCGGACCTGACCGCGCTGCAGACCCTGCCGGCAGCAACGATCGAAGTTCACGCGACCACGCGGCGTGAAGGAAACGATGACGTGACGACCGTGACGCTGTCGGTGCCGAAGTCATCGAAAGCACCGGCCGTGCAGCAGCATGTTGCGATCCGTCGCGGGGCCAGGGGCGATCTTGCGCTGCCCATACGCTGGACAGACAATGAGGTGACGCTCTGGCCCGGCCAGTCCGTGGAGCTGACCGCGCGCTATGCGTCGCAGGGTGCAGCGGCGGTGGTCGAGGTGAGTGGGTGGAACGTGCCGGCGCAAAGCGTTCCGGCATCAGGCAAACAGGCGTTGGTCTCGCAGGGATCCGATCATTGA